A region of the Pempheris klunzingeri isolate RE-2024b chromosome 21, fPemKlu1.hap1, whole genome shotgun sequence genome:
ACTTTTGTTAGTGGCATCATGTTCTTCACTTTGAGTTATTTTGGTGGTGTTGTACAAGTTGTAGATCACATACTTAACAAACTTAACACTGTCATTGCCCGGTTTCCTTTTTGGTAAGGCTGTTGTCAGATTTCTGATTGCAGTCTGTGTAGTGATGGAGAatgtcctctgctgtgtttcaggtGAGGTGGTCAGACTCTTCTTCTAGCAGTGTGACCAAAACCCATCTTGAGCTGGAGAATTTCCTCCTTAAGGtacccactttttttttttttttcacccatcCATTGCAAGTTATGGGTCCTCCAACAGGTCACAGAGATAAGAAAAACCTCAACTGTAACAAGTTTACACTCCTATGAATGAATCTCTGAATTAAGCTTCCTTGTGTAGACACCAAGACAAATGATGGTGACTATATTTGTGCACCTGTTTCTCAGTAAACCCCGCCTGTTGTTTaccttccctctttctcctggCAGGTTCCTAAGGATCAGTGTACTGAGTCATTTGAGAAGAGCATCCTGAGGCTTCTGAACCAGGGAGGCCAGAATGAGAGCAAGGAGGTGGAGAAGAACCTCAGGTACTTAACCTTTTAACCCAGACATACCAACACCTAATGTGTTAAATAATGAGGCTATTACAAGACTGAAGCAGTTTCCCCTTACTGATTACTGAATCTTTGTTATGGTGAGTCTGGCTTTAGACTTTGAAAAATGTTCTTAGGATGATTATGACCTGAAGAAAGTTGAGGGTTGTTTGTACAAAAATGAGCTGGACAAACATGCTTTTTAACCTGACTGACTAAGATGTGGCAGTTTGCTGTTTTTGGCTAGATAAAGTTAAAATAAACCTCATTTCGGTTCAATCAACATCAACATGATGGACTTGTTTGGACTCATCGCGAACTCCAGCCTTTACCGAGGACACCCTGCAGTCTGGCTGCATGTTGTTATTCTAACTTCTCTAAGTCTAAGAGGTCAGCACCTGTCTCCTTTCACCCCAAAACCGTACATTGTGGGGTCATTTCTTGTATGTAATGAATCAGGAACACACTCTTACTCCGTACTGTGGCACAGTTCACTCAAGATTTCTGACATCTTGAAGCAGTTGGTAGAACACCTAGACTTAGAACTCACCGAGAGGAATTTAAACAAAAGCAGTAAACGTACCATAGATTTTCAatagtgtgtgcgtgcgtgtgtgtctgagagagtgtgtgtgtgtgtgtgtgtgtgtgtgtgtgtgtgtgtgtgtgtgtgtgtgtggttggtaGTCAACCACTTACATGGGTTGAGGCCAACTACTACGCCCTTTTTAtgatacacaacacacaccatcagTTTCATTTTGTGGAAAGTGAAACTTATCTGCCTAGACTAAAGCTTTTCATTAGTGGACAGGCCACAACCCAGCTGCATTTCAAAGACTTTGCTGCCTGTTCCTTTCCTCCCACCTTTTATGGCTCTAGGCGTTTTGACGTATTATTTTAAATAGAGTATGTTTCCTGTAACTAGAGTATATTGGTATTGCAACAGAGGTCTACACATGGCTGCAAAAGTTAGCATTTTCAGGACAAATAAGTTGTTACTGTTTTGATCATTAGCCACACAAAAGCTTATACAGTAAAGATATGGCCATTGTTCCCATGCTATGACAACTTATGTGGAAGGGAGCCGATGTAGTTAAATCCATGGTAGCCACACTTGTTGTAAAAGCCTCAGCTTGTTGTAATAAGCATCAGACCTCAGCTGTTTTCCCCAgtgacaagaaaagaaaatggcaaTAAAATGGTGTAGATGGTGATGTCATGAGTGTATAGGATTTAAATATGTCCCGGTTTTTCTCAGCTGCCCACCACAAATGCATTGTAGTTACTGTGCCTCATGTATCAGTTCTCATGAGAGTTACGCCATAAGAGCCGgatttttcttattgtctgtGTCTGACTCTTAAGGGAACgcttcctgtctgctcctccaGTCTTCAGACAGACCAAAAAGGTCTGCAGCTTCTTCAACTGTGACTCCACAAAACCTGCTAGCTGCAGAGGTGAGTATCAGACTGAGGATGAACATCAATAACATAATCACGAGGAATACCCCCCCTATATCTCTGGCCATCAGACACATAGAACAAAGGCACTGCTGTCAGCTTTTACTGCATTTACACTTCTGTATTCTTTAACCATTAGTTGGGCTGCGGTTACAcatcaaatcatttttacagTCACAGCTTGTCAAAGCCAGAGCACTCATGACagtgttaatattattattattattattattaataataaagtgAAGTAGATTAGAGTAATGGCCAAAGTATTCAAAAGCACATGGTAAAAAGCTGAATTCATATTGATCACATTTAGTCATATTTATAATGTTTTACTACAACAAGGCCGATAATTAGCTTATTTGATGAATAAGAAAGTATGTATCTCGATGTCCAGAACACAagacttattatttattacCTCACCTGTAGATGTCAACCAGATAGTGACCTGCACTCTTAAATATTCAGCAACATGTTTCATTGAGCCACGTCCAAAATGTGATTACTGCTGTCAGAAACAatcaactttttctttaaaggcAACTGTCAGCTGGGTAAGGCCTGCCTAGACTGTTCTGATGCCTCCAGCCAGGAGGAAGGTGAGCAGAAGTGAAGTTATTCCACTCATTTTCCAAAGAGGGGTGTTTTTTCTAAGGGTTTTCCTCTGTGGAGAGTAGTAGCGGCAGGGAGAGAGCATAGTAAACACGAAAAGATAAGTGGCGTTTATTTTTGGAGGTCGTAGGGAAAGGCTGGGTCTAGGTCTGTTTCAAATCCTCATATTTCACAGCTATATTTGCCTGATTGTGTGCTGGACTGAGTTCAGCATGAGCAGCGTAACCACAGCTCTGGTCTGCCTCATAACTGTCATCAGAATTGTCAATGCTCGAAGATGTTATGTGTGTTAATGCGATAATCATTAATGTTATACTGCTTTAAACAAtctcagaaatagaaatagaaaagtCATGCAGATTTCTTTCAATGCGTTCAGGGCTGCATGAACCCAAAACAAAGCAGGGGTATGATGCAGCAAGAAACAAAGGAGGAAGGCTGAATGATGATCAGTGGGTAGCTTCTGATGTATGGAGATGGACTGTCATATATAGTGACAGTCATGGGGCAAagtcagagaaaacagagcCTGCAACAATaattcaatgtgtgtgtgcgcgtgttaAACTAGAAGTATTATTAGTTGGCATACTTTGACCTTCCTGGAAAATTAGAGCTGGTTAAtttcatatctgtgtgtgcagtacagAGAGGTCAGGCTAGGTCATGTCAGGCCAGGCCTTAGGTTAGCACAAAGACCGAGAGCTGGGGGCAACTGCATTGCAAGAGCAATTAAGTAGgccttactgtgtgtgtgtgtgtaatattctttactggtgtctggctgtgggGTGTTTTATCTATGTTTTGCATGTCAAATGCCAACACTGCACTTTATTGATTAACTGGTCTGAACACTTCACTTAGTCTGCTACCATCAGTATATTGTTAGAGGAGCTACTGTTtcagtgctgtttttctctcagatTTAGAGTCGTATGTTCAGGGACACAAGAAAAAGCACGGCACCAAGAGTCCTTGTCAAGGGTAAGTAGGCCCCATTCTTCCCCATTATGAAGGTAGAATATCACTGCTGCAAACAATAATGTTCCACTATAGAAAATAGTTAGATAAAGATAAAGGTGtgtaaaacacattcagtaCAGCATTAAGAGTGAGCAAAATAAGTTCAGTAATATTAGTGAAAAATGCCCTTGATCTGATTCGCGCTTAAAAGGACAACACTTCtattcctctgtcctccaccagCCTATCGAGTGCCAAAGGCTCCCAGGCGGATAGTCGGAAGGGGGGGCACACTGCAGAGCTTAATGgcccagcagagaggagaaagagctGTACACTGAGGGGCAGCCAGGAAGCTGAACAGGTGAGTGATGCAGGATGTTGCAGGAGGCTGACTCTCAACTCACCTTGCTGTTGTCATTCTGAAAGGTTTGTCAGAGAAAAAGGTTCCTTCTCTTTATCTGCAGTACTTCTATGTACAGCCTAGATACCTGAATGATCTCACAGATCTGGTCTATGTAATCCTAAATGTTTGGATATTTACTGTACTCTACATTTATAAGATCCACTGGCTGGCCGTTAACAATAATATGCTGGGAACTAATCATTACTCGCATCAGAACCTACATCACACTGATATGGTATTTGCTTATTTCTTAACACCCTCATGTTGTTTGGAGACGAGTGAAAACATCGCCTTCAAACAGTGCTAGTGGCAATTAGTTTTCAATGAAAGCCTCCGAGCTATTAGGAGAATGTGTCCGTCATGGTGgctcctgtccacatgtcctcTAAGGCCTGACACAGAAGTAGGATGAGAAATAACGCAAAAACGAGGGTTTACCAAGTGTTGGGTAATTCACAAATAGACATACTAATAAAATGATGTCTGTGTTTGGTTAAAGGCCTTTTAAGGGGTCAAGATGTTTAGTTGTTCTGTCATTTTCCAGCAGAGTCGGTCTATTGATTTACTCGACCGTAAAGCTCACAGTCAAGGACACTTCCACAAACATTAGTTAATCATTACAGGTTATAGTTGGAGGAAAGCCTATAGGATCCAGTTAGCATAGCTAgatagtgagtgtgtgtgtgtgtggttggctGGATGTGTCACACACTACCACGTGAATGGGAGTACTCACTGCTAATCTCACTGATATAGGtcaagactgtgtgtgtgtgtgagtgggagagaGGCAGCACTCTGCTGACAAAGCACATCCCCTGCCctgcctcactctctctccccctgtgtccctcctctctttccctctcagtcagtccacctctccctctcactttctatccccctcactccctccctccccctctgtctctctcactggcACAATAGAGGCTTAACACATTGCAGATGCCTTTCTGTGCTGCTGGGCTGTGTTACGCCAcatttgtttcttgttgttcattcatttttaatgataatgaacCCAGCAGATAATACAACACCCAGAGTTTGTTTAGTTCGGATTGTTCCATCACTACCTCACAACCCAGTCTGTGAGTTGCCTTCATCGGCTCATGTGAAAAGTTACAGTTGCTTGACCCTTTGGGGTTTTTCCAAAATGCAGGAAAGGTACATTTGTAATGAGAAGGAAGTTCATAAGTTTATACAATacaaagtcacacacatacGTTACATACAAACAATGTACAGTAATGAAACACCACTTTCCTCCAAAAATCTTGAATGAATAGAAAATGCCATGAACAGTGGCATGTCCTCCtcacatgaatgcagcagccTGGCATATGGAACATGTTTAATAAGATACAAGAAGCACCGCAGTCTTACAGGAATTCTCTGAACATGTAATGCCGTGTTTATGGTTTTGGTTTGTGAATCTGTTGTGACTCACTGTCCTTCTCACAGCACCAGGACACTGAGAAGAGAAGCCTGCCGGTCACCAAAGCAAAGAGCAGGGGCCTGCCCACAGACAGGTAGGTCAGCCATGGCTCATCATGGTCCATGGCAGGACTGCAGCGCTCTGCAAAAGGCCTATCTATCATCACATAGCACATTTGTATcctttgtcactgtgtgtctctgttctcaTTACTCTGTCCCCTTATCTCCCATCTATGTTTCTTTTCAGGGACaaggggaaggggaagggaGCTGCTCTGGTAGCCAATGGCAGGTTGGTACCAGCTCTGGTCCCTCAGAGGAAAGGTGAGTGTCTAGTCGTCTGTTGTGGTGGCTGGTTGTGTGATGGAGTAGACCAACAGAAGGACGGACTCTCTAGTTCCAGGATGATTGAATTAGTGAATCAGATTATTACAAATTTCAACGTGAATCAGTCCCCTGTAGATATGAAATGGTCTAACAGACGTGAGCTAATATACCTGAGCAAGCCAATATgccatacatacatacatacatacacacatacatacatacatacatacatacatacatacaggcTTTACATTACTTACAGTACAGTTTACCATACATGTTGTTGCAGATGGAGGTTCTGGTCCAGATACCTTTGGTGAAACATCATCAGAAAGCTACAGCTCTCCTTCCAGCCCTCAGCACAGAGGACCAGAGAGCATGGATAGTGAGGATGACCACAACAAAGGTAGCGCACACACTCCCACTTACTACGTACAAAGTACTCTTGAGGAATAACATGTTTTGTATTGAGGCCTGTACCTGTAGCGCACTGCATGGCTCTCTTTTTGTCCTGATGTGGGGGCAACATGGACTGAACCTGTGCATACCTAATCTCGTTTCTCTGTCAGATACGGACAGCCACTCTGATGACTCTTGCAAAGGTCCAAGCCCTGATGGCTTCTTTGCCCACCAGACTGATCCAGCTGTGGTGGGGGAGCTCCCCTCTGCTCACCCTCTGTCCTCCAGCAGCCACCAGGCCAAGATGGAGCAGCTCTGCCCAGAGACCAGCACAgatttccctcctctctccttcatgCATTCTCTGCCCTATGTGCTCCCCAATGGGACCGCTGACTCTCCACTTCCACTGGCCCCTCCACCCAGCCAAAGCATTGTCCCCGATGCGAAGTCCTCATCTGGAACACTGTTGATGCAGCTGCCCTTAGTGCCTCCTTCAGTCCCAGGCCCTGGAATTGTGGGAGACTCAGAGAAGAGAGACATGCTCCCAACCTTTGGGATTCCACCTTGTGGCCTCCACCCTTCAGGAAGTCCTGCAGTTCAAAGGTTCAAAACAGTTTTGCCTCACGGCCAAGGTGGCGCCGATGGAGCTCCAGGGAGCGGTTCTACTCCTGCTGCCCAACATGCGTCACACCAGGCTCCTGTAAGAGCCATAACTGTCGTGTCTCCTGGCCCCACATCCtattcctctcctcttcagcaGTCTCTGACCTGCCAAGACCCAGCCAGTGTCAGCTCAGGTCTGGCCTCCTCTCTGCCACATGTGGAGCCTTCACATGCCAAACACCCCATCTTAACCTTACCGTCTTGCCTGCCCGCCCCCTACACCCTGCCCCCTGTCTCCACCTCTGTCATGCCTGCTATAGGAGCACCTTCAGCCACTGGTGTAGCTCCATCTCCTGGACATGTTCAAGCAGCTGTTCCTCCAGCTGTGCCCACCCACACCCCTGGACCTGCTCCCAGCCCCAGCCCAGCGCTTACTCACAGCACGGCACACAGCGACTGTACGTCGTACAGCAACAGCAGCGCTTCCTGTGGAAGTGCCCCTGTTGCCCCTGGCAACCCTATCACTCTTCACCAAACCCAGCAGCAACAACTGGCCCCCCAGCAGCCAacgccgcagcagcagcagatgggcTGCGGGACCTGTGGCTGTCACAACAACTGCGGTGGCCGAGGCAGCGGCAGTAACAGCAACAGTGTCAGTGGTGCCTCTGGCTGCCAGGCCCCCCTGTTCTTCCCTGcccaccagatggcagcagcGGCACGGCAGGTGTTCAGCGTTCCACCGCCTCTCTTCCAGCTCACAAGCCTGTGCAGTAACAGTTACCTCACCCAGGCCCAGCCTCCTCACCAGGCCAACGGTGCTGCAACCCTTTCCCACTTCTTCCCCACCGCTCCACCTCCTGCCCACCCGCCCCCCTACGGCACCCTCCACACTCATTCTCACAGCCATGCAGACGTGCCATCACATATGCTTGGCACAAACTACAGCATCCAGCAGCAGATGGCACCAGCGGCATCATTCTGCCAGCGTGTATACCAACATGTGTACCCAAATCCCCTGGGGATGCTGCCTGCTGCTACATTGGGGGGAGGCGGAGTCAATAAGAAGAACGGCAATGTGTCCTGTTATAACTGCGGTGTGAGTGGCCACTACGCTCAGGACTGCAACCAGCCCTCCATAGACTCCACGCAGCAAGGTAGTGCAGCTACAcgaaacagggagaaacagagggCCCCTTAGTTTTCCCTCCCCAGATCCCCAAGCGGTCACTGGCATCAGACAGCTCGACCTTCAGCTATGAAAAGTTAGGGCTCGTCCTCTACAAGTATAGTAACTGTGTAGTTTCTggtgggaaagaaagaaaaatagagaaaaggaaaagaaaaacagtttgttAAACAGGGCTGCCAAGGACAAAAGTTAAGTTTGTTCTGGCTTCATCTCTGCACTCCATAGTGATTGGTTATCCCATGGGGACACTGTGCCAGTGCCAGCCCCTGCACCTAGTTTTTCAGACAGAGTGGGGCTAACCAAGCCCCACT
Encoded here:
- the zcchc2 gene encoding zinc finger CCHC domain-containing protein 2, translating into MLVRCSLSEASLAALIMLKMKLPMKTGEEGGDETAEDDSLVQSEHRHIPRAVPPSSVSDTPDSPRPCMYPSQLDKETVFEWFGLHLNPAKRIEFMCGLLHMCQPLELRFLGSYLEDLARKDYHVLRDFEFRANSPSDLGVLTDVIDPVVRSKLLVCLSLLGSDSRECAGILFRILSHVDPALFYKNYEYPLPPFRDPHHRPLHSPCQEGNAYGRAEPTCGFSTNEAAAAAPLEQLALLFTMASLHPAFHFHQREVVRGQLDKIELAMDEERRQNELRINPQTTELTGQKSDFLPSPALGLGECTASHPPCQSRRSSRWATQREAVHIEGIVLIGISRTRIDKEYNFEVRWSDSSSSSVTKTHLELENFLLKVPKDQCTESFEKSILRLLNQGGQNESKEVEKNLRERFLSAPPVFRQTKKVCSFFNCDSTKPASCRGNCQLGKACLDCSDASSQEEDLESYVQGHKKKHGTKSPCQGLSSAKGSQADSRKGGHTAELNGPAERRKSCTLRGSQEAEQHQDTEKRSLPVTKAKSRGLPTDRDKGKGKGAALVANGRLVPALVPQRKDGGSGPDTFGETSSESYSSPSSPQHRGPESMDSEDDHNKDTDSHSDDSCKGPSPDGFFAHQTDPAVVGELPSAHPLSSSSHQAKMEQLCPETSTDFPPLSFMHSLPYVLPNGTADSPLPLAPPPSQSIVPDAKSSSGTLLMQLPLVPPSVPGPGIVGDSEKRDMLPTFGIPPCGLHPSGSPAVQRFKTVLPHGQGGADGAPGSGSTPAAQHASHQAPVRAITVVSPGPTSYSSPLQQSLTCQDPASVSSGLASSLPHVEPSHAKHPILTLPSCLPAPYTLPPVSTSVMPAIGAPSATGVAPSPGHVQAAVPPAVPTHTPGPAPSPSPALTHSTAHSDCTSYSNSSASCGSAPVAPGNPITLHQTQQQQLAPQQPTPQQQQMGCGTCGCHNNCGGRGSGSNSNSVSGASGCQAPLFFPAHQMAAAARQVFSVPPPLFQLTSLCSNSYLTQAQPPHQANGAATLSHFFPTAPPPAHPPPYGTLHTHSHSHADVPSHMLGTNYSIQQQMAPAASFCQRVYQHVYPNPLGMLPAATLGGGGVNKKNGNVSCYNCGVSGHYAQDCNQPSIDSTQQGGFRLKYAASHIAEALDNAD